The genomic segment CCATGAGTGATGCTTTGCTCGATGATGTGTCTTCTAGTTTTCAATCTTTTTCTATTAGGAATGGCTATGGGAGAAGAGATGgttggtagtttttttttttttttattttgtcttgttttatgtttttttttctctatgaaAACTTTGTATGGGATATATGATCTTTTATGgtatttatttatggttttcctttctatatgaaaacaaataaaaataattatttcatcaGCAATTCTTAAATTCGTTTTTTTCTGATCATAGGCTTACGAATCTCTCAAGCAAAGTATACTGATAAGCTCATAAGAGTATATGAGAGGCAAAAGAGAACACGTGCAAGTGGTAATACACGTGAGAAGGAAGcttgagtgaagaagaagatatctcTAAGTCGTAACAAACTTTAGGGAGTATAAATAGTTAGGAGAGTCTATTGTAAAGACTCATCCTGCGTGATCATTGTAGTTGAGAGTTTGTTAGAGAGCTTGCGTGCTCTGTTCATGGTGATAGGAGAGGAGCACTGTAACTCCTATCTTGTCATCGTTTGTATTAGGaattgagaagagaagagataagagagaagagatcacACCTTCAAACTTATCATATACGTTTTTACTTTGTACACTCTACCCAAGCAAAGTCTCTTATATGGTTCACTGATCACtacattttcaaaagaagatgcattaacatgatttttttggaaaatgtaCACTCCATCTATGTCGTCGATGATATTACTAAATACAAGACCGGCGTCAGGAAGTCCAAAGCCCATGCAGCCAAAATCAATAATAACCCTTCAGAGTCGACCAGTAGATTTTGTTTTGCATAAATGATAGTATGCATGATACTGCTAATTTTAGTAAGAGCATCTTTAACAATGTTCCACCATTGTTTTTGTAGACTTGAatttttccataaattattCAATTTCTTATAACTTCCATAATTCATGttaaaagaatttttatattgaatattatatgtttatatcataATGGGTATAAcaattctgattttgatttttttttttgatttttttttgaaaaataccaCTTTAAAATCAGTATTTTAGAGCATTATAAATCTTATATACAGTATACTTTATCCCATGCGTTATATATACGttacaaaactttataaatatagtTAATGAAAGGATTTCATAAAAAGAATAATccttttttagtatttttgaagTGGACAAAAGATAATGATGATTTTGAAAGTGGTATCATACAAGTTgtacattttttatattcttaatattttttcaagaCTACAATTcacttaaaaatgtattttcagCTTTTGAGAGTAAAAATGAAACCTTTGGAACTTTTGTATCCATTATGGTCTTTAATAATATTGAAATGAAACCTCTCTACGTCTTTGTAAATAACAACAGTAGCTAGTTATCAACAGTAGCTAGTTACCAACAGTAGCTAGGTAATATATACCTAATTACTtggtcacaactcacaagatTCAACTGCACTAAACAGCCAACTGAAGAAGCAAAACATCTTTACATGTTCAAGATGCTGCGCTTGAATCCATTTTTATATGTAACAACTCAGGTTAGTAATATACAAACGATAAGAGAAAAGATGTATAAACTCATTAACGCACAAAACACACATGAGGAATAGACATAttgcatttgatatatatactacaGCAAAAAGGGAATAAAGCGCATAAACAAGCTAAGCACAAAACGAAACAAATAGTGGGGTAGCTACGTAGATTACGTGATGCTTAACACCTCACAACAACAAGCTGTATGCTTAATTCCACGGAGAATCCAATTAGAAACATATCTAATTAAGGTTACGTTCAGAGGTTTAAAGGGGAAGGCAAGGAAGAGTCGTCTACAAATATCTTAAACAGAAAGGTGAGATAAGAGATGATATATTCTGATCTCCAAAACATAAAGCTCAAAGCTGGTTTTTCTTACAAACATGGCACACCGACATGCCACTGTCTTCAGTTCTTATCTTGGTTCGAAACGAACTGAGAGACAAATTCCACAAGTCATTTGATTCCTCAGATTGCGTTGCTACCAAACTCGCGTTGCCAGCAACATTTCTGCGTTTAACATTATTGCCTCGGTTCCTTCTGGTCTTGGTCGAAGTTTGAGAACCGCATGCCTCATGAACTCCAGAAGAGTCGCATAACCTTTGACTGACGGAAGCCTTTCTCTTCGGTTGAGGATTTCCGACTTTCATTCCCTCGGGAGGCCAATCTGTCGGCTTGAAGCGGGAGCCAAGACTCAGAACAGTTTTAATCATGCAATGAACCGAAGGATCATGAGCTTCGTTTCCCCATTTAGGCAAAATCAAATCTCCACGCGGATAATGCAAGTGTGTTACGCGAACCTAACAAATAAACAGATATGATGTAAGCATTGGACTTGTAAATTTATACCTTCTAATGTTACTActacaaatgtaaaaaaaaaaaaaaaacgaatctccaacataacataaacataataattaatttaataccTTCCCATATTCTCTCATATCTTCCAATAGTAACTGGTCCAAGTCAAATGTCTTCTCACCATCAGGCCTACCACCTTTCCATCTTGTTAGTTCCACGCCCTCGCACTCTCTTTTATTACCAAATGTCTCCCCTAAACGATGGAACGCCCAGTATCCCCACACTTGCAGAACCTGAACGAATCCATCCATAACAAGGCTGTATTTGTCTAAATCCGCGGATTTGATAGCACGAATCAGATGCAAAAACGCCAGTCTCCCCCAAGGATACATGTCAAATGTATCTCTGCTCAGCACCTTCTTAGCAATAGAAACTGGAATTCTACCAACTCGCCGGTCTTCTGCAAAAACACAAATAGACAACAAACACAATAACCCAAGCTTAGTCCTGTCCTGAACAGACCAACCACTGCACTCATCCAACGACCTAGCCAAGCTTTCCCAACTTGGACCTTTGTTAGGCGGTAACTTGAGCATCGTCCAGAACTCAGTTTGGTGGTTTATTacggcatcatcatcatcatcatcatccagaGGGAGTTCCTCGCAGTTCAGTCCAGTGAGATGTTGGAATTCGTTAAGAGAAAACCTAACCGGTTGGTCTCCCAACAAACACCATATTTCGTACGGTTCCTGGACGAAAAGCTGACGGATAAGCAAGTGCTGCACAATACTCCCAGCAAAGACAAAGTCAGCTTCGTAAAACTCCACAAAAACTCCTAGACACGAATTCCTCAAGTTGACCAACGCATCATCTCCTAGTTTTGTGGAAACCTTAagcattttttctttctgagaTTGGCAATTCAAACTCTTCCTAGGCATCGGCTCTGTCCCATGAGTAAATAATCTAATTGGTAACTGTCTATTATTGTTCTCTGTCACCGCCATAAACTCTCGATCTGAGAAAGACCATCACAAGAACATGAAACgacacataataataaaaaaaaagctctatAATTTTTCTTCAACTATGAAattattcaaaaccaaaacctggAAAACAGTATGGTAAAAGCAGCCAGCAGGTGAAAAAAACGACCCCCAATTATTGTAACTTCTCACCTTGTGAAGCAACCATTACCTAAAAGCAGagagaagatatataaaaaagaccCAAATTAGATATGCTCCACACAAGTGAAACGATGAGGGTTATACAGAGTTGATAATACCGaggaacagaaaaaaaaaaaaaaaaaaNNNNNNNNNNNNNNNNNNNNNNNNNNNNNNNNNNNNNNNNNNNNNNNNNNNNNNNNNNNNNNNNNNNNNNNNNNNNNNNNNNNNNNNNNNNNNNNNNNNNNNNNNNNNNNNNNNNNNNNNNNNNNNNNNNNNNNNNNNNNNNNNNNNNNNNNNNNNNNNNNNNNNNNNNNNNNNNNNNNNNNNNNNNNNNNNNNNNNNNNNNNNNNNNNNNNNNNNNNNNNNNNNNNNNNNNNNNNNNNNNNNNNNNNNNNNNNNNNNNNNNNNNNNNNNNNNNNNNNNNNNNNNNNNNNNNNNNNNNNNNNNNNNNNNNNNNNNNNNNNNNNNNNNNNNNNNNNNNNNNNNNNNNNNNNNNNNNNNNNNNNNNNNNNNNNNNNaaaaaaaaaaaaaaaaaaaaaggttactgTAGCCAAGTCGTAACCTGTAAGTCACTCTCCTCTTCTACATTAAGAGCAAATAGAGAAGAAAATACACATGAAACCAGGGCTGGTCTTCacttgtatttttaaaaaaggaacgCTGACTCCACAAAACGGCACCGTTTCATACTCCTCAAAAACCCACCGTTTCGCCTTCTCCAATCGGAAAAAGTgatactattttttattttattttccgaGATTTTTCTCAGTTTCTTAAAAAACGTCATCGTTTCAAACAATTAATAAGGCTGAAtatttcgtcttcttctccaataggaaaaagtgatattttatttttcgagATATTTCTCAGTTTCTTCAAACCGTCGTCGTTTCATACAATTAAGACTGGtgctttcgtcttcttctccaatcgaAGTCGTCGTTTTAGAATTTAGATACTTTAAACGAGATCTCTCAGTTTCTTAATCAGAAAGCAAAGTCGCATCAATGGCGATCACAGATTTTTTGCCTAAAGAGTATGGATACGTGGTCATCGTCGTCGTTTTGTACTGCTTCCTCAATTTCTGGATGAGTTTCCAAGTCGGCGGAGCTCGCAAGaggtttttgctttttctttcatAACCTTCCGTATCGATGAGATCTAGATCGAACTCTGTTTCCGAAAACTGAGTTCGTTTCTTCTGTgaaaattgattttgatttttgttgaaTCATCATAAGAGATTTTGAATCCGCAGGTACAAAGTGTTTTATCCATCATTATATGCAATAGAATCAGAGAACAAAGATGCTAAGCTCTTCAATTGCGTTCAGGTTTGTATTCATTTTACactacttttgattttttgagaTGTGAGGAGTTCTTTAATTTgggggtttgtttttttgtttttttttttgtttggttgcagAGAGGTCATCAGAACTCATTGGAGATGATGCCAATGTACTTCTTACTTATGATACTTGGTGGAATGAAGCATCCTTGTATCTGTGCATGTCTTGGCTTGCTTTACAACGTTAGCCGATTCTTTTACTTCAAAGGCTATTCCACTGGTGATCCTAAGAATCGTCTCACTATCGGGTTTGTTCTTCGTCTCTACTATACGTTTTTAACAAGTTATTGCAAGTGATGAAGTGACATAACAAGATTGTATAGTAGAAACATTACTCAAGgaaacaaaaatgcaaaaactaGTATGTATACATGTGGGAATCCTAGGTTTATGTCTTTATCTTTTGCGTTTGTGATCTCAGTAGGTTTGTCCTAGGTTTCTTCgtctttcttttatgttttttttaacaagtcaCTGGAGTTCTAAATCGTCTCACTAGATTGGTTCCCACAGAAGCTAATAGTGTAGAAACATAACTGAGGAAACAAAACTGCAAAAAACTAATATGTGTAGATGTGGGAATCCTAGGTCTATGTCTCTATCTTTTGTGTTACAAACGACTTGGTTGCAGTTATGTAGCATGACCACTGACTTGGTTGCTCTTGGTGTTTTACTGAAATTTTGGTTACCTTGCTGTTGAAGAAACTGTTTTCACTGTGATGGCTCACTTCTTTTATGTCTTTGTACATCAACATCATGCAAACATTGAATCAAACACTTCCAACTTCTCAAAGGTTACTTAAATAAAGTTTGTGGAATAACTTAAACCTCTATTTAGCTGACAAGAAAATGTCTGCTTATTGTTATGACACTTATATAGATAGAATTATAGAAGCTTATGGAATTAAAAATTCGCATTTGATTCTCCACTAAACCTAAGTGTAGTTGTTAGGCCTGTTGCTAAACTCTCTCACTGCCTCTGTTCTGCAGGAAATATGGTTTCTTAGCTATGCTAGGACTGGCTGTTTGCACAATCTCGTTTGCTATCACCTTGCTTCGCGGCCAAGCCTAGCCTGTCTTTGTAAGTTTAATGCTTGTTTGTGGCTGGACactttgattttatgttttttgtaaCATACCTCGCAGTGGTTTTACAATGTCACCTAACCTTGGAATTCGTCGATATACAGTAACGTTTAAGTTGTGTTAAATTTGCTTATGTCATGGAGCAATAACCTCTATGGAGAGTATATTATTCCACTGACAGGATTCCTTATAACATTGTATCTAAATTAATCTTAATCATACAAACTCAGGATTTTCTAAACTAAATATCCCAAGAACATAATGTATGcgaattatacaatcttaattttcttgaaatttttagAGTTCTAAAATTGGGTAGTtggtataaatatttaaaaaaaaaaggctatgGGCAGCCATAGATCAAAAGGCTAACATTGAGGTCAACTAATCAAAGTTTTTTTCAGAATCAAACTTAACTTTAAATATTCTccgaaaattatattaatattttcaagagaaaaaaagatggatCAGAAAAAAGGCTTGGATAttctctaaaaagaaaaatcaatcgCTCAGTTTGTTCAGTTTCGATCATCTGGGGAAATAATCCTCACTTCCATCTAAACATGTGAAAAAATAACTATGACAtcgatttttagtttttatttttttctaaagtgAGTGAAAGGGATCAGAAAATTAGGCTTGGAATCTCtctgaaagagagaaacataattCGCTCAGTATAATCAACTTCGATCATCTGGGGAAATTATCATCACCTCCCAAAACTTCTTCCAAtgaaattacataaaaagaaaaataatctgaactaaaaccaaaagataGAGAACTAAGAAAACGATTAAGAAACCACTATAGGAATTGTATTCTGTCCATTGTATTTGTAACGATTAGTTAGGTAATTTATATAAGAACGTTGGTGTCTTTggccaaaaaaccaaaactaaaaaccctacactcttcaaaaataaaactaggGTTTCCTTTGGCccaacaagaaaataattaagtatgGGCCTGAACCAACAACGTTACTTTTCCTTCGTCAACGTGACAAATATGAGAAAGTATGAATTGAATAGATCTAAAGGAAAGCATAAGAGCATGTGCAACGGTGACGACGTGGACCGTCCTTCggttttttctgattttaatttaattcaaaaaagcCCAATATCGAAAAAATGCTTCTTATTTGGGGATGTTTTTCGTCCGTCGACTTCGACACGTGCTCTATTGTGATTGGGTGTAAAATTTCTTCGACTTCTTTCTGTTCTCTCGACGGCGACGACAAACCGATACACATCCTCGACGATTTCAGGAAGCCAATCCGATCTTATGCTTGCAAATTCTTCCGTATTCACTTCTTCTCTCACTTGCAACAAAGATAAGGAAACAATGTGCGATCTTTGGCACCGAAATCGTCACTGTCGCTGCTGCTTCTCCGGTTCTACGCCAATTCGAAGTTCCGAAATTGGGAAatggaggaggatgaggattAGGGATGGTGATTGAGTGTTCGTCGAGGCCGCAGAAGAAATCGACTGCGCATCACAGGAAGTCGAGGCCGAAGAAGACTCAGCCTTGGGACGTTAAGAGAAAGCCTACTGTTTatgctcctcttcctcctctcccGGCGGAGTGGACTCCTTTCGCTCTTGCTTCTGTTTAAGGTGGTGCCGCTGccgctgctgctgcttctcctGCCGGAGAATTGGTTTCTGGCGCTGCCTAGTTGGTTTGAGTTTATCTGCTGGTTCGGTTGTATTCTAGTTTGAGAGCTTTTGctgttgtttgtttctgttaatgtgtttttagttttctgaTGTCTGTTTCGTCTTATGGGATTTGTGTTTGGCTgttgagtcaaaattttagaaactaaGACCAAAAGAAATTGTAGAAACTAAGGTAGAATCTGGATTGAGTTTGATCTTGAGGGTCAAAATAGTTTCAAGGACAACCAATGCCAAGTAGAGAAATAGCACAGTGTGAAAGTTATCTTTTTTACTGATTGCAGAAATGTGGCTCTCGTCATTCATGGTCATCATCTATGTTTTTGCGTAAGAtctttgggtttttgttttgtttttctggttagTTCTGTATTTAGCAATTATTGTTGAATGATAAGCCTAAGTGGTAGCTATTCCAGCTCTCATATAAAAACATAGGAGTATTTGTTCACTCAAATGCTCTATTTGATGGCACAGCAATGTGAATGGTTTTGAATACAGAAGAATTTGGTGGGGATTTAGTATTTGGTTTTCAAGTGTTTGATATTGACTGTATTTGCAGGTATGGTCCATTCTGGATTTAGTATTTCGTTGCAGCGTCTATCGTGACATTTGTCACATACATAGCACACAAATGGAAGAAACAAGAATGGAACTACGATATCATTCTGGATATGCACCACTTTTATAGATGTGTTTTACCTCAGGTTGGTGAATATAAGCTTAGGATCAAACATCTTTGTTAAGAGCTTGCTAGTTCTAGATTTACAGTATTCATTTTTGTGTATGTGCAGATTGTAGTTTGGAGGTTCTTGCAAAGTTCAAATGGGTCGGATGTATTGGCTACAAAGCAGGCCTTGCTTTTCATTGTTTTGGTTCAGTATATACCACGATTCTTACGCGTCTTACCTTTGACATCAGAATTGAAAAGGACTGCAGGTGTCTTTGCGGAAACTGTTACATACCGAAATTGGCATAAGAGTGAtgatttcttattattaattaatgctTGATCACGCTCTTTATCTTGTAGTTGAGGAAACATTGTGTCATCCTTACTTGTCAGCTCTTCA from the Camelina sativa cultivar DH55 chromosome 12, Cs, whole genome shotgun sequence genome contains:
- the LOC104732610 gene encoding uncharacterized protein LOC104732610, which produces MAVTENNNRQLPIRLFTHGTEPMPRKSLNCQSQKEKMLKVSTKLGDDALVNLRNSCLGVFVEFYEADFVFAGSIVQHLLIRQLFVQEPYEIWCLLGDQPVRFSLNEFQHLTGLNCEELPLDDDDDDDAVINHQTEFWTMLKLPPNKGPSWESLARSLDECSGWSVQDRTKLGLLCLLSICVFAEDRRVGRIPVSIAKKVLSRDTFDMYPWGRLAFLHLIRAIKSADLDKYSLVMDGFVQVLQVWGYWAFHRLGETFGNKRECEGVELTRWKGGRPDGEKTFDLDQLLLEDMREYGKVRVTHLHYPRGDLILPKWGNEAHDPSVHCMIKTVLSLGSRFKPTDWPPEGMKVGNPQPKRKASVSQRLCDSSGVHEACGSQTSTKTRRNRGNNVKRRNVAGNASLVATQSEESNDLWNLSLSSFRTKIRTEDSGMSVCHVCKKNQL
- the LOC104732611 gene encoding microsomal glutathione S-transferase 3, with translation MAITDFLPKEYGYVVIVVVLYCFLNFWMSFQVGGARKRYKVFYPSLYAIESENKDAKLFNCVQRGHQNSLEMMPMYFLLMILGGMKHPCICACLGLLYNVSRFFYFKGYSTGDPKNRLTIGKYGFLAMLGLAVCTISFAITLLRGQA